The following are encoded in a window of Impatiens glandulifera chromosome 5, dImpGla2.1, whole genome shotgun sequence genomic DNA:
- the LOC124938772 gene encoding F-box/kelch-repeat protein OR23, whose amino-acid sequence MMSPPSSSSSSIQTEELRGGGSLSLSLTLIPGLPNDLSALILAFVPFSHHNRLKSISKSWKTFFSSKTLFSFRKKHLPPSHLSNLLCIFPQDPSITSPYLFDSQSLAWCPLPPMPCNPNVYGLCNFTAISVGTSLYVLGGSVFDTRSFPLDRPCSSSAAFRFDFTTSSWSHLSPMITPRGSFACAAIPDSDKILVAGGGSRHAMFGAAGSRMSSVEMYDIKTDEWIALDGLPRFRAGCVGFFISHKDNAEFWVMGGYGESRTVSGMFPVDEYYRDAVVMDLKTGGRWIEVGDMWEEGERRRLGKIVVVEDEDWDFPGIFMLDGTFIYRYDMSSNRWWKETTVPKKILDDRSVGFVALNGELHVMMFINGGDSSSDPRKSRQQRKAGFVLMQVYHPRKKTWRSVAVNPPLPHGFDFKTAVVCTFQV is encoded by the exons atGATGTCTCCTCCATCCTCGTCGTCGTCGTCGATCCAGACTGAAGAATTACGAGGAGGTGGATCCTTATCCCTAAGCTTAACCCTAATTCCCGGCCTTCCCAACGATCTCTCCGCTCTGATTCTCGCCTTCGTCCCTTTCTCCCACCATAACCGTCTCAAGTCCATCTCTAAATCATGGAAGACTTTCTTCTCCTCCAAGACCCTTTTTTCTTTCCGCAAAAAGCACCTTCCTCCATCGCACCTTTCCAACCTTCTCTGCATCTTCCCTCAGGATCCTTCTATCACGTCTCCTTATCTTTTCGATTCCCAATCCCTAGCTTGGTGTCCTCTCCCTCCCATGCCTTGCAATCCTAATGTCTACGGTCTCTGCAATTTCACTGCAATCTCCGTCGGGACCTCTCTCTACGTTCTCGGCGGTTCTGTCTTCGACACCAGATCATTTCCTCTTGATCGTCCTTGTTCTTCCTCGGCCGCATTTCGATTCGATTTCACTACATCTTCCTGGAGTCATCTCTCTCCTATGATCACTCCTCGTGGTAGTTTTGCATGTGCTGCAATTCCCGATTCAGATAAGATTCTTGTAGCTGGAGGTGGGTCCCGGCATGCCATGTTTGGTGCTGCTGGGAGTAGGATGAGCTCAGTTGAGATGTATGATATCAAGACGGATGAGTGGATTGCTCTAGATGGACTTCCACGGTTTCGAGCTGGTTGTGTTGGATTCTTTATCAGCCATAAGGACAATGCAGAATTTTGGGTTATGGGTGGTTATGGAGAATCCAGGACTGTATCAGGCATGTTTCCTGTGGACGAATATTACAGGGATGCTGTTGTTATGGACCTGAAGACTGGTGGTAGATGGATTGAAGTTGGGGATATGTGGGAGGAAGGGGAGAGGAGAAGGCTGGGGAAGATTGTTGTTGTAGAGGATGAAGATTGGGATTTTCCTGGCATCTTCATGTTAGATGGGACTTTCATCTACAG GTACGACATGTCTTCCAATCGATGGTGGAAGGAAACGACAGTGCCAAAAAAGATATTGGATGACAGGTCAGTCGGTTTTGTTGCGTTAAACGGTGAATTGCATGTGATGATGTTTATCAACGGTGGTGATTCTTCGTCGGATCCACGAAAGTCAAGGCAACAAAGAAAAGCAGGATTTGTGTTGATGCAAGTGTACCATCCTAGGAAGAAGACATGGAGGTCGGTAGCTGTAAACCCACCTCTTCCTCACGGTTTTGATTTCAAAACCGCTGTTGTATGCACATTCCAAGTTTAG